A window of Lagenorhynchus albirostris chromosome 11, mLagAlb1.1, whole genome shotgun sequence contains these coding sequences:
- the ERBB3 gene encoding receptor tyrosine-protein kinase erbB-3 isoform X3, which produces MGNLEIVLTGHNADLSFLQWIREVTGYVLVAMNEFSTLPLPNLRVVRGTQVYDGKFAIFVMLNYNTNSSHALRQLRFTQLTEILSGGVYIEKNDKLCHMDTVDWRDIVRDREAEIVVKDNGRTCPPCHEVCKGRCWGPGPEDCQTLTKTICAPQCNGHCFGPNPNQCCHDECAGGCSGPQDTDCFACRLFNDSGACVRQCPQPLVYNKLTFQLEPNPHTKYQYGGVCVASCPHNFVVDQTSCVRACPPDKMEVDKNGLKICEPCGGLCPKACEGTGSGSRFQTVDSSNIDGFVNCTKILGNLDFLITGLNGDPWHKIPALDPEKLNVFRTVREITGYLNIQSWPPHMHNFSVFSNLTTIGGRSLYNRGFSLLIMKNLNVTSLGLRSLKEISAGRIYISANRQLCYHHSLNWTRLLRGPSEERLDIKHNRPRRDCVAEGKVCDPLCSSGGCWGPGPSQCLSCRNYSRGGVCVTHCNFLNGEPREFAHEAECFSCHPECQPMEGTTTCNGSGSDACAQCAHFRDGPHCVSSCPFGVLGAKGPIYKYPDAQNECRPCHENCTQGCKGPELQDCLGQTLALISKTHLAMALTVVVGLAVIFLILGSTFLYWRGRRIQNKRAMRRYLERGESVEPLDPSEKANKVSARIFKETELKKLKVLGSGVFGTVHKGVWIPEGESIKIPVCIKVIEDKSGRQSFQAVTDHMLAIGSLDHAHIVRLLGLCPGSSLQLITQYLPLGSLLDHVRQHRGALGPQLLLNWGVQIAKGMYYLEEHGMVHRNLAARNVLLKSPSQVQVADFGVADLLPPDDKQLLHSETKTPIKWMALESIHFGKYTHQSDVWSYGVTVWELMTFGAEPYAGLRLAEVPDLLEKGERLAQPQICTIDVYMVMVKCWMIDENIRPTFKELANEFTRMARDPPRYLVIKRESGPGIPPGAEPPALTNKELEEVELEPELDLDLELEAEEENLATTLGSALSLPLGTLTRPRGSQSLVSPSSGYMPMNQGNLGEAAQKSAVRGCSERCHRPASLHPVPRGRLASESSEGHVTGSEAELQEKVSMCRSRSRSPRPRGDSAYHSQRHSLLTPVTPQSPPGLEEEDVNGYVMPDAHLKGTSSREGTLSSVGLSSVLGTEEEDDDDEYEYMNRRRKCSSSCPPRPSSLEELGYEYMDVGSDLSASLGSTQSCPLNPVPTMPNASTTPDEDYEYMNRRRGGGGPGGDYAAMEACPAAEQGYEEMRAFQGPVHHGPQVHYARLKTLRSLEATDSAFDNPDYWHSRLFPKANAQRT; this is translated from the exons ATGGGGAACCTGGAGATCGTGCTCACAGGACACAATGCTGACCTCTCCTTCCTGCAG TGGATCCGAGAAGTGACCGGCTACGTCCTTGTGGCCATGAATGAGTTCTCTACGCTGCCACTGCCCAACCTCCGAGTGGTGCGGGGGACCCAGGTCTACGATGGGAAGTTTGCCATCTTTGTCATGTTGAACTACAACACCAACTCCAGCCATGCTCTGCGCCAGCTCCGCTTTACTCAGCTCACTG AGATTCTGTCAGGGGGCGTTTACATTGAGAAGAATGATAAACTTTGTCACATGGACACAGTTGACTGGAGGGACATCGTGCGGGACCGAGAAGCCGAGATAGTGGTGAAGGACAATGGCAGGACCT GTCCCCCCTGTCATGAGGTCTGCAAGGGGCGATGCTGGGGTCCTGGACCAGAAGACTGCCAGACAC TGACCAAGACCATCTGTGCCCCTCAGTGTAATGGTCACTGCTTTGGGCCGAACCCCAACCAGTGCTGCCACGACGAGTGTGCAGGGGGCTGCTCGGGCCCTCAGGACACAGACTGCTTT GCCTGCCGGCTCTTCAATGACAGTGGAGCCTGTGTACGCCAGTGTCCACAGCCTCTTGTCTACAACAAGCTAACTTTCCAGCTGGAACCCAATCCCCATACCAAGTATCAGTATGGAGGAGTTTGTGTAGCCAGCTGTCCCC ATAACTTTGTGGTGGATCAAACATCTTGTGTCAGGGCTTGTCCTCCTGACAAAATGGAAGTAGATAAAAATGGACTCAAGATATGTGAACCTTGTGGGGGTCTGTGCCCCAAAG CTTGTGAGGGGACGGGCTCTGGGAGCCGCTTCCAGACTGTGGACTCGAGCAACATTGATGGATTTGTGAACTGCACCAAGATCCTGGGCAACCTGGACTTTCTTATCACCGGCCTCAATGG AGACCCCTGGCACAAGATTCCTGCTCTGGACCCTGAGAAGCTCAATGTCTTCCGGACAGTGCGGGAGATCACAG GTTACCTGAACATCCAGTCCTGGCCTCCCCACATGCACAACTTCAGTGTCTTTTCCAACCTGACGACCATTGGGGGCCGAAGCCTCTACAA ccggggcttctcactgttgatCATGAAGAACTTGAATGTAACATCTCTGGGACTCCGATCCTTGAAAGAAATTAGTGCTGGGCGTATCTACATAAGTGCCAATCGACAGCTCTGCTACCACCATTCTTTGAACTGGACCAGGCTGCTTCGGGGGCCTTCGGAAGAGAGACTGGACATCAAGCATAATCGGCCCCGCAGAGACTGCG TGGCAGAAGGCAAAGTGTGTGACCCACTGTGCTCCTCTGGGGGATGCTGGGGCCCAGGCCCCAGTCAGTGCCTATCTTGCCGAAACTACAGCCGAGGAGGTGTCTGTGTGACCCACTGCAACTTTCTGAATGG GGAGCCTCGTGAGTTTGCCCATGAAGCTGAATGCTTTTCCTGCCACCCGGAATGCCAACCCATGGAGGGCACTACCACGTGCAATGGCTCG GGCTCTGATGCTTGTGCCCAGTGTGCCCATTTTCGAGATGGGCCCCACTGTGTGAGCAGCTGCCCCTTTGGAGTCCTCGGTGCCAAGGGCCCCATCTACAAGTACCCAGATGCTCAGAATGAATGTCGGCCCTGTCATGAGAACTGCACCCAGGG GTGTAAGGGACCAGAGCTACAAGACTGTTTAGGCCAAACACTGGCACTGATCAG CAAAACCCATCTGGCAATGGCTTTAACAGTGGTAGTAGGATTGGCAGTGATTTTCCTGATCCTGGGCAGCACTTTTCTCTATTGGCGTGGGCGCCGGATTCAGAATAAGAGGGCTATGAGGCGCTACTTGGAACGGGGTGAG AGCGTAGAGCCTCTGGATCCCAGTGAGAAGGCTAACAAAGTCTCGGCCAGAATCTTCAaggaaacagagctgaagaagcTTAAAGTGCTGGGCTCGGGCGTCTTCGGAACTGTGCACAAA GGAGTGTGGATTCCTGAGGGTGAATCGATCAAGATTCCAGTCTGCATTAAAGTCATTGAGGACAAGAGTGGACGGCAAAGTTTTCAAGCTGTGACGGAC CATATGCTGGCCATTGGCAGCCTCGACCATGCCCACATTGTACGGCTGCTGGGATTGTGCCCAGGGTCATCTCTGCAGCTCATCACTCAGTACCTGCCTCTGGGCTCCCTGCTGGATCATGTGAGACAACACCGTGGGGCACTGGGGCCACAGCTGCTGCTCAACTGGGGAGTACAAATTGCCAAG GGAATGTACTACCTTGAGGAACATGGTATGGTGCACAGGAACCTGGCTGCCCGAAATGTGCTACTGAAATCACCTAGTCAGGTTCAGGTGGCAGATTTTGGGGTTGCTGACTTGCTGCCCCCTGATGATAAGCAGCTACTGCACAGTGAGACCAAG ACTCCAATTAAGTGGATGGCCCTCGAGAGTATCCACTTTGGGAAATACACACACCAGAGTGACGTCTGGAGCTATG GAGTGACAGTTTGGGAGCTGATGACCTTTGGGGCAGAGCCCTATGCAGGGCTGCGACTGGCTGAAGTACCAGATCTGCTGGAGAAGGGGGAGCGGTTGGCACAGCCCCAGATCTGTACCATTGACGTCTACATGGTCATGGTCAAGT GTTGGATGATTGATGAGAACATTCGCCCAACCTTTAAAGAACTAGCCAATGAGTTCACCAGGATGGCCCGAGACCCACCACGGTACCTGGTCATAAAG AGAGAGAGTGGGCCTGGAATTCCGCCTGGGGCAGAGCCCCCTGCTCTAACAAACAAGGAACTGGAGGAAGTAGAGCTGGAGCCAGAACTAGACCTAGACCTGGAGttggaggcagaggaggagaacTTGGCAACCACACTAGGCTCTGCCCTTAGCCTGCCACTTGGAACACTTACTCGGCCACGTGGG AGCCAGAGCCTTGTAAGTCCATCATCGGGATATATGCCTATGAACCAGGGGAATCTTGGGGAGGCTGCCCAG AAGTCTGCAGTTCGTGGGTGTAGTGAACGGTGCCACCGTCCAGCCTCTCTGCACCCAGTGCCACGGGGACGCCTGGCATCAGAGTCATCGGAGGGCCATGTGACAGGCTCTGAGGCCGAGCTCCAGGAGAAGGTATCCATGTGTAGAAGCCGGAGCCGGAGCCCACGGCCACGAGGAGACAGTGCCTACCATTCCCAGCGCCACAGCCTGCTTACTCCTGTCACCCCACAGTCCCCACCAGGGTTAGAGGAAGAGGATGTCAATGGTTATGTGATGCCAGATGCACACCTCAAAG GTACCTCCTCCCGGGAAGGCACCCTTTCTTCAGTGGGTCTCAGTTCTGTCCTGGGTACTGAAGAAGAAGATGACGACGACGAGTATGAATACATGAACCGGAGGAGAAAGTGCAGTTCATCTTGTCCCCCTAGGCCAAGTTCCCTTGAGGAGCTGGGTTATGAGTACATGGATGTGGGATCAGACCTCAGTGCTTCCCTGGGCAGCACACAGAGTTGCCCGCTCAACCCCGTGCCCACCATGCCCAACGCCAGCACAACTCCAGATGAAGATTATGAATATATGAATCGGCGACGTGGTGGAGGAGGTCCTGGGGGGGATTATGCAGCCATGGAGGCCTGCCCAGCAGCTGAGCAAGGGTATGAAGAAATGAGAGCTTTCCAGGGGCCTGTACACCATGGCCCCCAGGTCCATTATGCCCGCCTCAAAACTCTACGTAGTTTAGAAGCCACTGACTCTGCCTTTGATAACCCCGATTACTGGCATAGCCGGCTTTTCCCCAAGGCTAATGCCCAGAGAACATAA
- the ERBB3 gene encoding receptor tyrosine-protein kinase erbB-3 isoform X2, producing the protein MRANGALQVLGFLLSLARGSEVGNSQAVCPGTLNGLSVTGDAENQYQTLYKLYERCEVVMGNLEIVLTGHNADLSFLQWIREVTGYVLVAMNEFSTLPLPNLRVVRGTQVYDGKFAIFVMLNYNTNSSHALRQLRFTQLTEILSGGVYIEKNDKLCHMDTVDWRDIVRDREAEIVVKDNGRTCPPCHEVCKGRCWGPGPEDCQTLTKTICAPQCNGHCFGPNPNQCCHDECAGGCSGPQDTDCFACRLFNDSGACVRQCPQPLVYNKLTFQLEPNPHTKYQYGGVCVASCPHNFVVDQTSCVRACPPDKMEVDKNGLKICEPCGGLCPKACEGTGSGSRFQTVDSSNIDGFVNCTKILGNLDFLITGLNGDPWHKIPALDPEKLNVFRTVREITGYLNIQSWPPHMHNFSVFSNLTTIGGRSLYNRGFSLLIMKNLNVTSLGLRSLKEISAGRIYISANRQLCYHHSLNWTRLLRGPSEERLDIKHNRPRRDCVAEGKVCDPLCSSGGCWGPGPSQCLSCRNYSRGGVCVTHCNFLNGEPREFAHEAECFSCHPECQPMEGTTTCNGSGSDACAQCAHFRDGPHCVSSCPFGVLGAKGPIYKYPDAQNECRPCHENCTQGKTHLAMALTVVVGLAVIFLILGSTFLYWRGRRIQNKRAMRRYLERGESVEPLDPSEKANKVSARIFKETELKKLKVLGSGVFGTVHKGVWIPEGESIKIPVCIKVIEDKSGRQSFQAVTDHMLAIGSLDHAHIVRLLGLCPGSSLQLITQYLPLGSLLDHVRQHRGALGPQLLLNWGVQIAKGMYYLEEHGMVHRNLAARNVLLKSPSQVQVADFGVADLLPPDDKQLLHSETKTPIKWMALESIHFGKYTHQSDVWSYGVTVWELMTFGAEPYAGLRLAEVPDLLEKGERLAQPQICTIDVYMVMVKCWMIDENIRPTFKELANEFTRMARDPPRYLVIKRESGPGIPPGAEPPALTNKELEEVELEPELDLDLELEAEEENLATTLGSALSLPLGTLTRPRGSQSLVSPSSGYMPMNQGNLGEAAQKSAVRGCSERCHRPASLHPVPRGRLASESSEGHVTGSEAELQEKVSMCRSRSRSPRPRGDSAYHSQRHSLLTPVTPQSPPGLEEEDVNGYVMPDAHLKGTSSREGTLSSVGLSSVLGTEEEDDDDEYEYMNRRRKCSSSCPPRPSSLEELGYEYMDVGSDLSASLGSTQSCPLNPVPTMPNASTTPDEDYEYMNRRRGGGGPGGDYAAMEACPAAEQGYEEMRAFQGPVHHGPQVHYARLKTLRSLEATDSAFDNPDYWHSRLFPKANAQRT; encoded by the exons TGTGCCCTGGGACTCTGAATGGGCTGAGTGTGACCGGCGATGCCGAGAACCAGTACCAGACACTGTACAAGCTCTACGAGAGGTGTGAGGTGGTGATGGGGAACCTGGAGATCGTGCTCACAGGACACAATGCTGACCTCTCCTTCCTGCAG TGGATCCGAGAAGTGACCGGCTACGTCCTTGTGGCCATGAATGAGTTCTCTACGCTGCCACTGCCCAACCTCCGAGTGGTGCGGGGGACCCAGGTCTACGATGGGAAGTTTGCCATCTTTGTCATGTTGAACTACAACACCAACTCCAGCCATGCTCTGCGCCAGCTCCGCTTTACTCAGCTCACTG AGATTCTGTCAGGGGGCGTTTACATTGAGAAGAATGATAAACTTTGTCACATGGACACAGTTGACTGGAGGGACATCGTGCGGGACCGAGAAGCCGAGATAGTGGTGAAGGACAATGGCAGGACCT GTCCCCCCTGTCATGAGGTCTGCAAGGGGCGATGCTGGGGTCCTGGACCAGAAGACTGCCAGACAC TGACCAAGACCATCTGTGCCCCTCAGTGTAATGGTCACTGCTTTGGGCCGAACCCCAACCAGTGCTGCCACGACGAGTGTGCAGGGGGCTGCTCGGGCCCTCAGGACACAGACTGCTTT GCCTGCCGGCTCTTCAATGACAGTGGAGCCTGTGTACGCCAGTGTCCACAGCCTCTTGTCTACAACAAGCTAACTTTCCAGCTGGAACCCAATCCCCATACCAAGTATCAGTATGGAGGAGTTTGTGTAGCCAGCTGTCCCC ATAACTTTGTGGTGGATCAAACATCTTGTGTCAGGGCTTGTCCTCCTGACAAAATGGAAGTAGATAAAAATGGACTCAAGATATGTGAACCTTGTGGGGGTCTGTGCCCCAAAG CTTGTGAGGGGACGGGCTCTGGGAGCCGCTTCCAGACTGTGGACTCGAGCAACATTGATGGATTTGTGAACTGCACCAAGATCCTGGGCAACCTGGACTTTCTTATCACCGGCCTCAATGG AGACCCCTGGCACAAGATTCCTGCTCTGGACCCTGAGAAGCTCAATGTCTTCCGGACAGTGCGGGAGATCACAG GTTACCTGAACATCCAGTCCTGGCCTCCCCACATGCACAACTTCAGTGTCTTTTCCAACCTGACGACCATTGGGGGCCGAAGCCTCTACAA ccggggcttctcactgttgatCATGAAGAACTTGAATGTAACATCTCTGGGACTCCGATCCTTGAAAGAAATTAGTGCTGGGCGTATCTACATAAGTGCCAATCGACAGCTCTGCTACCACCATTCTTTGAACTGGACCAGGCTGCTTCGGGGGCCTTCGGAAGAGAGACTGGACATCAAGCATAATCGGCCCCGCAGAGACTGCG TGGCAGAAGGCAAAGTGTGTGACCCACTGTGCTCCTCTGGGGGATGCTGGGGCCCAGGCCCCAGTCAGTGCCTATCTTGCCGAAACTACAGCCGAGGAGGTGTCTGTGTGACCCACTGCAACTTTCTGAATGG GGAGCCTCGTGAGTTTGCCCATGAAGCTGAATGCTTTTCCTGCCACCCGGAATGCCAACCCATGGAGGGCACTACCACGTGCAATGGCTCG GGCTCTGATGCTTGTGCCCAGTGTGCCCATTTTCGAGATGGGCCCCACTGTGTGAGCAGCTGCCCCTTTGGAGTCCTCGGTGCCAAGGGCCCCATCTACAAGTACCCAGATGCTCAGAATGAATGTCGGCCCTGTCATGAGAACTGCACCCAGGG CAAAACCCATCTGGCAATGGCTTTAACAGTGGTAGTAGGATTGGCAGTGATTTTCCTGATCCTGGGCAGCACTTTTCTCTATTGGCGTGGGCGCCGGATTCAGAATAAGAGGGCTATGAGGCGCTACTTGGAACGGGGTGAG AGCGTAGAGCCTCTGGATCCCAGTGAGAAGGCTAACAAAGTCTCGGCCAGAATCTTCAaggaaacagagctgaagaagcTTAAAGTGCTGGGCTCGGGCGTCTTCGGAACTGTGCACAAA GGAGTGTGGATTCCTGAGGGTGAATCGATCAAGATTCCAGTCTGCATTAAAGTCATTGAGGACAAGAGTGGACGGCAAAGTTTTCAAGCTGTGACGGAC CATATGCTGGCCATTGGCAGCCTCGACCATGCCCACATTGTACGGCTGCTGGGATTGTGCCCAGGGTCATCTCTGCAGCTCATCACTCAGTACCTGCCTCTGGGCTCCCTGCTGGATCATGTGAGACAACACCGTGGGGCACTGGGGCCACAGCTGCTGCTCAACTGGGGAGTACAAATTGCCAAG GGAATGTACTACCTTGAGGAACATGGTATGGTGCACAGGAACCTGGCTGCCCGAAATGTGCTACTGAAATCACCTAGTCAGGTTCAGGTGGCAGATTTTGGGGTTGCTGACTTGCTGCCCCCTGATGATAAGCAGCTACTGCACAGTGAGACCAAG ACTCCAATTAAGTGGATGGCCCTCGAGAGTATCCACTTTGGGAAATACACACACCAGAGTGACGTCTGGAGCTATG GAGTGACAGTTTGGGAGCTGATGACCTTTGGGGCAGAGCCCTATGCAGGGCTGCGACTGGCTGAAGTACCAGATCTGCTGGAGAAGGGGGAGCGGTTGGCACAGCCCCAGATCTGTACCATTGACGTCTACATGGTCATGGTCAAGT GTTGGATGATTGATGAGAACATTCGCCCAACCTTTAAAGAACTAGCCAATGAGTTCACCAGGATGGCCCGAGACCCACCACGGTACCTGGTCATAAAG AGAGAGAGTGGGCCTGGAATTCCGCCTGGGGCAGAGCCCCCTGCTCTAACAAACAAGGAACTGGAGGAAGTAGAGCTGGAGCCAGAACTAGACCTAGACCTGGAGttggaggcagaggaggagaacTTGGCAACCACACTAGGCTCTGCCCTTAGCCTGCCACTTGGAACACTTACTCGGCCACGTGGG AGCCAGAGCCTTGTAAGTCCATCATCGGGATATATGCCTATGAACCAGGGGAATCTTGGGGAGGCTGCCCAG AAGTCTGCAGTTCGTGGGTGTAGTGAACGGTGCCACCGTCCAGCCTCTCTGCACCCAGTGCCACGGGGACGCCTGGCATCAGAGTCATCGGAGGGCCATGTGACAGGCTCTGAGGCCGAGCTCCAGGAGAAGGTATCCATGTGTAGAAGCCGGAGCCGGAGCCCACGGCCACGAGGAGACAGTGCCTACCATTCCCAGCGCCACAGCCTGCTTACTCCTGTCACCCCACAGTCCCCACCAGGGTTAGAGGAAGAGGATGTCAATGGTTATGTGATGCCAGATGCACACCTCAAAG GTACCTCCTCCCGGGAAGGCACCCTTTCTTCAGTGGGTCTCAGTTCTGTCCTGGGTACTGAAGAAGAAGATGACGACGACGAGTATGAATACATGAACCGGAGGAGAAAGTGCAGTTCATCTTGTCCCCCTAGGCCAAGTTCCCTTGAGGAGCTGGGTTATGAGTACATGGATGTGGGATCAGACCTCAGTGCTTCCCTGGGCAGCACACAGAGTTGCCCGCTCAACCCCGTGCCCACCATGCCCAACGCCAGCACAACTCCAGATGAAGATTATGAATATATGAATCGGCGACGTGGTGGAGGAGGTCCTGGGGGGGATTATGCAGCCATGGAGGCCTGCCCAGCAGCTGAGCAAGGGTATGAAGAAATGAGAGCTTTCCAGGGGCCTGTACACCATGGCCCCCAGGTCCATTATGCCCGCCTCAAAACTCTACGTAGTTTAGAAGCCACTGACTCTGCCTTTGATAACCCCGATTACTGGCATAGCCGGCTTTTCCCCAAGGCTAATGCCCAGAGAACATAA